In Bradyrhizobium guangdongense, the sequence TCTCGGGGAAGCCCGTGAGGTCGGAGACGTCCTTCACCTTGAGGCCGGCCGCGGCGACCGCCTTCGCGGTGCCGCCGGTCGAGACCAGCTCGACATCATGCGCGGCAAGGGCCTTGGCGAACTCGATCAGGCCTGATTTGTCCGAGACGGAGAGAAGGGCGCGGGTGACGCGGCGGGGGTGGTCAGTCATGAGCAAGATCCTCTGCTAAGGGAGTGTCTATGCCCAGGCGCGCGGCGGATATCTGTCGCGCTTCCCGATGGTGCTCCATCCAAGGTCGCCAGTCGCGCGAACGAGCGCTCGATAGCAGTTTTCGGCGTCGTTCACAACGCTCAGATCGTGCCGAATCGTGCCTCTTTTACAGCGGAAGTTCCGGCTCGCGCCGGGCGTTGCGGCGGGCATTGGTCACCGCGGGCGAGGCGGAGGAGCGGACAAAGCTCCAGCGGATCGAGGGCGCCTGACGGGCGTCCTGGCGGATCACGATCTGGGCGGTACGGCGCGGGCCGTCATTGCCGGCCAGGAACACGCTGTCCTCGAGATCGACCTTGTCGTCCAGGGCTTCGAAGGTCCAGACGTCGCGGTTCGGCAGCACCAGCATGACGCCGCGTGCGTCCGAGAGCCGGCTCGCCTTGACCGCCGGATGCAGGTGGAAGCGCAGCGCAAAATCGGCGCCGGCACCCTTGAGGCGCGCGCCTTGGGGCGGCGACAGCGTGTCCTCGCCGTCGATCCGCGCGCCGTCATTGGCTACCATCAGCACGCGGCGATGGATCACGCCGAACTTGGCAAGATAGCCGTCATGCGAGGTCGTCAGCAGCGTGCCGTCCTGCACGATCTCGCGATAGCTCTCGACATCGTGGGGGCCGCTGATAACAGGTGCGCCGTGCAGCAGCCGCTTCATTGCCGACATCTCGACGAACTGGCAGGACGAGGTGTCGTGATAAGTCAGCGTCGAATGCGCCGCGGTGCCGCGCGCGAAGGGCCGCCAATTGTCGCGGCCTGTGGTCGGCATGCCGCAATTGGTGACGATGCGGCTGGTGCCGGAGGACAATTCGAACGACAGGCAGCCGGCATGTGCATCGTGACTGACGCCGGGCGGCGGCGGCGGGCCCGTGTCGATGATCACAGTGGTCGGGCCGGCATCGAGGCGCTGGAAGCCGGTGTGCGGCATGTTCGCCATCGGCGCGCCATGGGTATCGTCATAGGCGAGCAACGTCGCGAGCAGGTCCGACGGCGTCGCGCTCATGCCGTTGAACAGCGCGAAATTGCCGTCGCCGTGCCGGAAGAAGCGCAGCATCGGCATCATGCGGTCGATCGCATTGAGCAAGGCCGGCGGAGGCGCGATGTTGCGCGCGGCAAAGGTCTGTCGCAGCGGCAGCAGGTCGATCAGGAGCTCGATCAGCGCACCCGGATTGCGGGAGATGTGTCCGCCGTCGGGGAGGATCTGCCGCTGCAATTCGTCCGAGAGCTTCTTCGACGCGCTGCGGATATGACGGGCCTGGTTGGCGAGGCAGAGCGTCGTGTAGCACAGCGCGATCTGCACCTGGAGCTTCGGCACACCGTCCGGGATGTTGACCATGGTGTAGCGCAGCAAGCGGATCTCGCGTGCGAGTCCGCGCAGGTAGCGGCGGTAGAACTTGTTGTCGGTGTCGTTGAGCACCAATGGCGCCTGCGACAGCAGCGAGATCACGCGGCGCGCCAGCACGTCGGCGCGGCGGGCGACCGGCCGGCGCTTGTTGGCGGGGTTGCCGATCCAGTCCTCGACCAATGCGCGCGCATTCGCCCGGGTCAGGGCGGTGTCGGCGGCGCGCAGGTGCCGGAGCCAGCCGAAGCCGAGCAGCGCGACCTCCCAGTCCTCGGAGGGCGGATCGAGATCGAAGATCGAGCGGCCGTGGCAGTTGACGATCTTGCCGGCGAATACGAAGCGTCCGGCATAGATCTCGGCGGCGCGCGTCGCATCCGCGGTGCGCAAGTCATGCGGCGCGATGATCAGCCGATCGGTCCGCCCGGGCCAGACCCGCGACAGCGCCACGGAACCACCGCTCGCGCGCGCGAGCATGTTCCGCGCGAAGCGGTTCATCACCAGCGTCGAGATACGTCTGCGTTGAGCGACCGACACGCCTTGCCTTGAAGGGGGAGAGGATTCCGACGAATCCTTATTAATCCCAAAATCGGGCGTCTGACACCACCTTGAAAGGCCCCGAATCAGGCTGGTGGCAGCAAAATCCGGTGCAAAATCAGGATTTAACGAGCCGGGCCGCGAAAAATCCGTCGAGCCCGCCGAGCTTCGGGTCGGCGTGCGGCAGGTGGCTCGGCAAAGTGCGGAGATCGCCCTCTTTGGTGATGATCTCGCTGAGCCCGCAGACCTCGCTGGCCTCGATCGGCACGCGGCGAAGCGCGGGCTCTGCGGCCAGCAGCGTAGCGATCGCCTGCTCGCCTTCTTCGGGTTCCAGCGAACATGTGCAGTAAACCAGCGTGCCGCCGGGCTTGAGCAGCGACACGGATTTGCGCAGAAGCCGCTGCTGCAGAACCGTCATTGCGGCGACATCGGATTCCTGCCGCAGCCATGCGACGTCGGGATGCCGACGAATCGTCCCGGTCGAGGTGCAGGGCGCATCGATCAGGATTCCATCGAAGCCCTCTGCCGGTCCCGTCCATTCCACTGCGTCAGCGACCACGGTCTCGGCCTGGAGCGACAGCCGAGTCAGATTTTCGCGCAGGCGCGCCACCCGGGCCGGGGAGCGGTCAAGCGCCGTGACATGGGCGCCTGCCAGTGCCAGCTGCGCGGTCTTGCCGCCGGGAGCGGCACAGAGATCGGCGATGGATTTGCCCTTGATGTCGCCGAACAGCCGGACCGGCAGCGCGGCGGCGGCATCCTGCACCCACCATTGTCCTTCGGCGAAGCCGGGCAGCATCGTGACCGAGCCGTGCAGCAGCGTGCGCACCGATCCGGTCGGCAGCACCTCGCCATGCAGTCGGGTCGCCCATTGCGCGGCGTCGGACTTCACGGTCAGATCGAGTGAAGGCTCGTGGCCGAGCGCGAGCGCCATGTCCCGCGCGGTTGCCTCGCCGTAATGCGCGCTCCAGCGCGCCAGCAGCCAAGGCGGCAGGTCCAGCGATTGCGTCGCGACCTCCTCGACCAGCGCCTGGCCCTCGCGCGCACAGCGGCGCAGCACCGCGTTGACGAGGCCGGCATAGCGCGCGGCGCGCCGGTCGGATTGCACCAGACGGACCGAGAGATCGACCGCGGCGTGATCGGGCACGTCCATCCAGAGGATCTGGGCGGCGCCGATCAGCAGTGCACTCTGCGCGCGCGGCGCATCGGATGGGATGCCCTTGTCGAGCAGGCGCGACAGCACATGGCCGAGCGTGCCGAGCCGGCGCAGGATGGTTGCAACCAGCCGCCGCATCAGCGCGCGATCACGGTCGGCGAGCGTCTTCAGCCCGGGATGGGCGCCGGAGCCGTCGAGCTGGTCGTCAAGCGTGCGGTGCTTGTGCAGAACGCCGTCGACGATGTCGGCAGCGATCCGCCGCGCCGCGAGACCGGGCACTTCGGAGGGAGGAGCAAAACGTTGAGATGGCATGCGGACGTAAGGTTCTGAGCGAGCGGCAGTTCCGCCGAAAGGGGCGCATGCCTTAAGAAGTCCTTGTGTGGCATGCGAATATGCCAAATGTAAGAATGGCCTCTGGCGATTTCAGCCCTTGGCTGCCATTTCAGCAATGCGTTATTGGACGTCGCGCCGGTCTCGATCCTGCGCTAGGACCCGAACAATGAACGACCAGCCTCCCGCTCCCGACCGCAAGCCCTTGCCGCCGGCCGCCCAGCGCGCGCTGGCCGAAGCCGAGGCCCGCCGGCAAGCTGCCGCGGCCAAAGCCGGGACGGCACCCAAGGAGTTGCAGGGGCCGAAGGGACCCGAGCCGACGCGCTACGGCGATTGGGAGCGCAAAGGCATCGCCTCGGATTTTTGAGGCCAGCGGCCTCGCCCGGCAGCCTCCACGATTCCGCCGCTACAGATAATGGTGCTCCTGCAAGTAGCGGATGATGCGCTCGCAGGCCGTCTCGCTCGTCAGTTCCGAAGTGTCGATCGTGATTTCAGGCGCCTGCGGCGCCTCGTAGGGATCGTCGATGCCGGTGAACCCGGGCAGCTCTCCCGCCCGCGCCTTGCGATACAGCCCCTTGGGGTCGCGCCGCTCGCATTCGGCGAGCGGGGTTGCGACATGGATCTCGATGAACTCGCCCGCCTCGACCCGGTGCCGCGCCATCTCGCGCTCGCTGCGGAACGGTGAGATCAGCGCGACCAGGGCGATCATGCCGGCGTCGACGAACAGCGCCGCGATCTCGGCGACGCGCCGGACGTTCTCCATCCTTTCCGAGCTGGAAAAGCCGAGGTCACGATTGATGCCGTGGCGGAGATTGTCGCCGTCGAGCAGCGCCGCATGACGTCCGAACTCGGCCAGCCGCCGGTCGACGAGATTGGCGAGCGTCGATTTGCCGGCGCCGCTGAGCCCCGTGAACCACAGCACGCAGGGTCGCTGCTGCTTGAGCCGCGCGCGCACGGATTTGTCGACGGCGAGCCGTTGCCAGTGAACGTTGGTGGCGCGGCGGAGTGACAGCTCGGTCATGCCGGCCGCGGCCGTGCGATGGCTGATCGGGTCGACGAGAATGAAGCTGCCCATCTCGCGACTGTCGCGATAGGCCTCGAACACCAGGGCGCGGTCGAGGCTGAGATGGACATAGCCGATCTGGTTGGCATTGAGCGTGGTGGCGCTTTCCTGCGCCATTGTGTCGATCTCAATGCGGTGCTTGACAGTCGTGATCACTGCGCCGGTCGAAGCGGTGCCGCATTTGAGCATGTAGCGCCGGCCCGGCACCATGGCGTCGTCGTCGAACCAGGCGAGATGCGCCGCCAGCTGATCCGAGACGAGCGGTGCCGCTCCCGCGGTCAGCACGTCGCCGCGGCTGACGTCGATCTCGTCACTCAATGTCAGTGTTACGGATTCGCCGGCCGCGGCGTGATCGCGCTCGCCAACGGGCGTGAGAATCCGCGCGACATGGGTCCGTCGGCCCGACGGCTGCACCGTGACAGTCTCGCCGGACGAGATCGCTCCGCTGGCGATCCGTCCACTGAAGCCGCGAAACTCCGCATGCGGGCGGTTGA encodes:
- a CDS encoding heparinase II/III family protein; the encoded protein is MNRFARNMLARASGGSVALSRVWPGRTDRLIIAPHDLRTADATRAAEIYAGRFVFAGKIVNCHGRSIFDLDPPSEDWEVALLGFGWLRHLRAADTALTRANARALVEDWIGNPANKRRPVARRADVLARRVISLLSQAPLVLNDTDNKFYRRYLRGLAREIRLLRYTMVNIPDGVPKLQVQIALCYTTLCLANQARHIRSASKKLSDELQRQILPDGGHISRNPGALIELLIDLLPLRQTFAARNIAPPPALLNAIDRMMPMLRFFRHGDGNFALFNGMSATPSDLLATLLAYDDTHGAPMANMPHTGFQRLDAGPTTVIIDTGPPPPPGVSHDAHAGCLSFELSSGTSRIVTNCGMPTTGRDNWRPFARGTAAHSTLTYHDTSSCQFVEMSAMKRLLHGAPVISGPHDVESYREIVQDGTLLTTSHDGYLAKFGVIHRRVLMVANDGARIDGEDTLSPPQGARLKGAGADFALRFHLHPAVKASRLSDARGVMLVLPNRDVWTFEALDDKVDLEDSVFLAGNDGPRRTAQIVIRQDARQAPSIRWSFVRSSASPAVTNARRNARREPELPL
- a CDS encoding RsmB/NOP family class I SAM-dependent RNA methyltransferase, which gives rise to MPSQRFAPPSEVPGLAARRIAADIVDGVLHKHRTLDDQLDGSGAHPGLKTLADRDRALMRRLVATILRRLGTLGHVLSRLLDKGIPSDAPRAQSALLIGAAQILWMDVPDHAAVDLSVRLVQSDRRAARYAGLVNAVLRRCAREGQALVEEVATQSLDLPPWLLARWSAHYGEATARDMALALGHEPSLDLTVKSDAAQWATRLHGEVLPTGSVRTLLHGSVTMLPGFAEGQWWVQDAAAALPVRLFGDIKGKSIADLCAAPGGKTAQLALAGAHVTALDRSPARVARLRENLTRLSLQAETVVADAVEWTGPAEGFDGILIDAPCTSTGTIRRHPDVAWLRQESDVAAMTVLQQRLLRKSVSLLKPGGTLVYCTCSLEPEEGEQAIATLLAAEPALRRVPIEASEVCGLSEIITKEGDLRTLPSHLPHADPKLGGLDGFFAARLVKS
- a CDS encoding DUF1674 domain-containing protein — translated: MNDQPPAPDRKPLPPAAQRALAEAEARRQAAAAKAGTAPKELQGPKGPEPTRYGDWERKGIASDF